One Turneriella parva DSM 21527 genomic region harbors:
- a CDS encoding Hpt domain-containing protein, producing the protein MAAEISSDKLAELQALGGAALITKLLDKFLENSARLIADGQAAVAAGDATKVDYCVHTLKGSALSLGLNEMGELLTQLNVRTKAKNLDGAEADFVKLAAQLEEVRAYKAKHFA; encoded by the coding sequence ATGGCCGCCGAAATTTCATCCGACAAACTCGCCGAACTACAAGCGCTCGGCGGCGCCGCGCTCATCACAAAGCTGCTCGACAAATTTCTCGAAAACTCAGCCCGCCTGATTGCCGATGGCCAGGCGGCGGTTGCGGCAGGCGATGCGACCAAGGTCGATTATTGTGTGCACACGCTCAAAGGCAGCGCGCTGAGCCTCGGACTCAATGAAATGGGCGAACTTTTAACACAGCTCAACGTGCGCACCAAAGCCAAAAACCTTGATGGTGCCGAAGCGGATTTTGTGAAGCTTGCCGCGCAGCTCGAAGAAGTGCGCGCGTACAAAGCCAAACACTTTGCCTAA
- a CDS encoding creatininase family protein, producing the protein MGAPELIFYDELPEKQLQGLMHGNILFLFINPTEYHGPHLPLANDYIISRGLAARLAPRLIKAGLTEKFIAAPLINLGLDPTPGAGTIATSAARFDTYLAQFARKLPLIGVSRVIVMTFHGAPRHNHAIQRFIDRLASAGISALNPLNLLLSRMLTYKPGDFAAALAPVKDAKAREQLSAHLGHDYHAGFFETSLTLALAPQTVDPSYTELPDCPEIEIPAWQRAAIHGIKSLGQASAARELAFAAEAMAWLNLEPFPGYTGMPRYANRKSGDIFVNEILDIYEEAVRAVFVDGKAAPQPELSVTDFLSGLAGL; encoded by the coding sequence ATGGGTGCACCTGAATTGATTTTCTACGATGAACTGCCTGAAAAACAGCTTCAAGGGCTCATGCACGGCAATATACTTTTTCTCTTTATAAATCCGACTGAGTACCATGGACCGCACCTGCCGCTCGCCAACGACTACATTATCAGCCGGGGCCTCGCCGCACGGCTCGCACCGCGCCTCATAAAGGCAGGGCTGACTGAAAAGTTTATCGCAGCGCCACTCATTAATCTGGGGCTTGACCCGACGCCCGGTGCCGGCACGATTGCGACTTCGGCGGCGCGCTTTGACACCTATCTTGCACAATTTGCGCGCAAGCTGCCGCTCATCGGGGTTAGCCGGGTAATCGTCATGACTTTTCACGGCGCCCCCAGGCATAACCATGCGATTCAGCGTTTCATCGATCGTTTGGCATCAGCCGGTATTTCGGCGCTCAATCCGCTGAATTTATTGCTCTCGCGCATGCTGACCTATAAACCGGGTGATTTTGCCGCGGCGCTTGCGCCCGTCAAAGACGCAAAGGCGCGCGAGCAGCTGTCGGCGCATCTGGGTCACGATTACCATGCGGGTTTTTTTGAGACTTCGCTGACACTGGCGCTCGCACCGCAGACAGTTGACCCGTCATATACTGAACTGCCCGATTGCCCTGAAATCGAAATACCCGCGTGGCAGCGCGCGGCGATTCACGGCATAAAATCATTAGGGCAGGCGAGTGCCGCGCGCGAACTTGCCTTTGCCGCAGAGGCGATGGCCTGGCTGAATCTCGAGCCGTTTCCCGGGTATACGGGTATGCCGCGCTACGCAAACCGCAAAAGCGGAGATATATTCGTGAACGAAATTCTGGATATTTATGAAGAGGCAGTGCGCGCGGTGTTCGTCGACGGCAAGGCCGCGCCGCAGCCCGAACTCAGCGTGACAGACTTTTTATCCGGGCTTGCAGGCCTTTAG
- a CDS encoding PASTA domain-containing protein produces the protein MATSEDSAPVPKMLYFKHVARILIFYFVGLSIFFVSGFTIFKVLFADTERTVVPDVVGRLFLGEHNKLREDFKVDLKPAYLVQYPYGYILAQNLTPGKSVDKNTKLELLVNFSDAIVQVPKLVGFSEDLVDGSIASLPVGGRIFSLRKGVITRVFSAQPKREVLAQFPPAGTPVIPNTPVSLLISDGPAPAGAPQASAAPKLEKGLAVSIALNAAYHLKKPAVISLKKTDKADENAALLSDAVVGEKEIQLEVGTLEESLASGKSAIDLEDLPFTQLVVAAKKWGEADAVLTIARREPVANEDGSLYSEYYLVRNSSPLPVFRRRDDAFDVYRDYYTPVTAAPVAAKTNEPAQTTIVGETQQAAPVAEVQKPDKTVRLKADTL, from the coding sequence ATGGCGACCAGCGAAGACTCTGCCCCCGTACCCAAAATGCTCTATTTCAAGCACGTGGCACGAATACTCATCTTTTATTTTGTCGGGCTTTCGATCTTCTTCGTTTCGGGGTTCACCATTTTCAAAGTGCTGTTTGCCGATACCGAGCGCACGGTCGTACCCGATGTGGTGGGCCGGCTGTTTCTGGGTGAGCACAACAAGCTGCGCGAAGATTTCAAAGTCGATCTGAAACCCGCGTATCTCGTACAGTACCCTTATGGTTACATTCTCGCACAGAACCTGACTCCGGGAAAAAGCGTCGATAAGAACACCAAACTCGAACTTCTGGTAAATTTTTCCGATGCGATCGTGCAGGTGCCCAAACTCGTGGGCTTCTCAGAAGACCTCGTCGATGGCTCGATTGCGAGCCTGCCGGTCGGTGGCCGCATCTTTTCACTGCGCAAGGGTGTCATCACGCGGGTATTCTCGGCGCAGCCAAAACGTGAGGTACTGGCGCAGTTTCCCCCCGCGGGTACCCCGGTGATTCCGAACACCCCGGTATCGCTACTCATCTCTGACGGCCCGGCCCCGGCCGGCGCACCGCAGGCAAGCGCCGCGCCGAAACTCGAGAAAGGCCTCGCCGTCTCGATAGCTCTGAATGCGGCCTACCACCTGAAAAAGCCCGCCGTGATTTCACTCAAAAAAACCGATAAGGCCGATGAAAACGCGGCGCTGCTCAGCGATGCAGTCGTCGGCGAAAAAGAAATTCAACTCGAGGTCGGCACTCTTGAAGAGTCACTGGCAAGCGGCAAGTCAGCGATCGACCTCGAAGACCTGCCGTTTACCCAGCTCGTTGTCGCAGCGAAAAAATGGGGTGAGGCCGATGCAGTGCTGACCATTGCACGCCGTGAACCGGTAGCCAACGAAGATGGTTCGCTCTACAGCGAATATTACCTGGTTCGCAATAGCTCCCCCTTGCCGGTCTTTCGCCGCCGCGACGATGCATTCGACGTTTACCGGGACTATTATACGCCAGTGACCGCCGCCCCCGTAGCTGCCAAAACAAACGAACCCGCGCAGACCACGATCGTGGGCGAAACGCAGCAGGCCGCGCCTGTTGCCGAAGTGCAGAAGCCAGACAAGACAGTGCGGCTGAAAGCTGACACGCTCTGA
- the rpe gene encoding ribulose-phosphate 3-epimerase: protein MATQISPSILAAPLAHLAAAAKQIEAAGCEYIHIDVMDGHFVPALTFGDQITAAIQAESSVALDVHLMVARPEVEAPKYYALKPKIITFHYEATTAPIRLAEQIRAQGIRAGIALNPCTPVSALKDIIHAFDLVLFMSIEPGFYGQKFIESSWERLAELKALKEREHAAGRRLEIEVDGGVSDVNCRRLTEGGVDILVSGSYLFKGDMKERVQKLRA from the coding sequence ATGGCAACACAGATATCACCCAGCATTCTGGCTGCACCCCTCGCACACCTCGCAGCGGCGGCAAAACAAATCGAAGCAGCAGGCTGCGAGTACATTCACATCGACGTCATGGACGGGCATTTTGTGCCCGCGCTCACCTTCGGCGACCAGATCACCGCGGCCATACAGGCCGAATCGTCTGTGGCACTCGACGTGCACCTGATGGTCGCTCGGCCCGAAGTCGAGGCCCCTAAGTATTATGCCCTGAAACCCAAAATTATTACGTTCCATTACGAAGCGACGACGGCTCCGATTCGCCTCGCCGAGCAGATTCGCGCGCAGGGTATTCGCGCGGGCATCGCCTTAAACCCCTGCACGCCCGTCAGCGCGCTCAAGGACATAATCCATGCGTTTGATCTCGTGCTTTTTATGTCGATTGAACCGGGTTTCTATGGCCAGAAATTCATTGAATCGTCATGGGAGAGGCTCGCAGAACTCAAGGCGCTCAAAGAACGCGAACACGCAGCGGGTCGCAGGCTCGAAATTGAAGTCGACGGTGGCGTCTCCGATGTGAACTGCAGGCGTCTGACAGAAGGCGGCGTTGATATTCTCGTTTCGGGCAGTTATCTTTTTAAAGGTGACATGAAAGAGCGCGTACAAAAGTTGCGCGCGTGA